In Hymenobacter volaticus, the genomic window ATTTCTTCGATGCGCACGGCATCAGCGGGTGGGAGTTGGCCCTGATTCAGAAACCGGCGCACATTGGTATAACTCGCCGCATCGACATCAATGCTAAAGGTGCTAAGTGGGTCTTTCTGCGCGTTATGAAATCCATCTTCCTTCACGTGCGCATAGGACTCGCCTGTACCGGGCACCGGGCGCGGTGGCGCGGGGAAGTAAGGCTGACCCGGTATCGAGTTTGCGCCGCGGATTCGTACTCCCGCTATCTTCGATTTAACAGCTTCCGCTTTTTGGTTGGGCGTGCCTTGTATGCTGGAAACGCTGCCAGATACCACCTTGTCTTCGAGTGTTGGCGCGGTGCCCGATATCACTACCTCATTCAACTGGTGTACGCTAGGGGTAAGCGCCACATTTATTGTGCGGCGGCTTCCTACTTTCACTTCCCGCGTATCATACCCTACAAAGCTCACGACCACCACGCGGCAGCCCTTCGGCAACAGCAACGAGTAAGTGCCGTCTTGGTTGGTGGAAGTGCCCGTGTTTGTGTTTTTGGCAACAACTGCCACGCCAGGTAGGCCCTGCCCTGTGCTAACATCGGTTATGCGGCCGCGGATAGTTAAAGTGTCGGCTACGGCGGCTGACCGGGCTGACTTGGTGGTGTTGCGTTGGGCCTCGGCAACCGGAGCACAACCGAAAACGATACTACCAGTGGCAACCAGCAGCGGCAGGAGCAAATACTTTTTCATAACAGGCAGGGTTTGGTGAAGCAGATACCTGTCTGATGCTCCTGCCCTGCCGATTCCATATAGGAACGCAAAAAATTTTGTTGACTACGCCAGAGTAGCTTCTCCACAAAAAAGCAGGCTGCCCAACCTGTGAGCAGCCTGCTTTTCGCGCGAGCTAAGTTTGTTTATTTCTGGAAGCGGCGGACAACAGTTTGCTGGTCTTTGGTGCTGACTTCCAGCAAGTACAAGCCAGCGGGCAACGCACCAACCGTGGCCGTACCCTGGTCGAAAGCGCCGCTGCTCACCACACGGCCGCGCGTATCGAGGATGCGGTAGCGGCTACCGGCAAGCTTTAGCTCCGAACTACTCAGGTGCAGCTGGTCGACCACGGGGTTAGGATAGAGCTGAACGTCGGCAGTAGCGACATCGGAGGTTTTGGTAGCCAGGGCCGTGCGGGCACTGCTGCTTTTGGTGATGCGTACCCAATTGATATTCCACCCGCCAGTTTGGGCATAGATGCCGAAGTTGTAGGTACCGGCATTGACGGTGACGGTCCGGGATACGGTTGTCCAGTTCTGCCAGCCACCAGTGCCGGGAATCGTGGTATTTCCTAGCTGAATGGTGCCCCCGTTTAGGTCGGCCGACACGGTACCGCCCGCAGCGCCACTGGCTACACGGTACTCAATGGTATAGGTGCCCGAGGTGGGGAAGTTGATGCCGTTCCACACCAAGTAGTCGCCTTGGTCAACGAAACCCATGTTCTGGCCACCTTCGGCGCAAGCTTCCACCGTCATGCCGTTGTTCACGTTGGCGACCTCGGCTTCCAGTTGCCGGCTAAAGGCCGCGGAAGCCGTTTGCACCCGCACCGAAGTAGCCTTATCGTTCCAGTTGCCGGTCCCGAGCGGGTTGTTGACCAGGCAGCTATTGCCGGCGCTGCCTACGGTAAGGGAGGCGCCAGTGAAGTTGTCGTTTTCATAAAGCACTACCTGGTAGCCGCTGTTCACCCGGAGCGAAGAAATATCGTTGTCCAGGATGCCGCGGCTCTGCAACTGCCCTAGTGTGTAGTCGCCTACGGGCAGCGCCACGGCGGTGCCGGTGTAGTTGCAATCTTTGTAGGTGGTCGCCACGCCGCCGCTCGGGGCCGTGCCCGCGTAGCCGCCAAAGGTGGCCACCACCCGGGTTGGCTGCGGGGTTTGTAGGGTGGCAGATTGGTCGTTTACATCGTCGTACGCAAAGCCGTAGCTCAACTGATCGACGCTGATGCCGGGCAGGTGCCAGAAGCGCGCATAGTAGTTCATGGGCGCGGTTTGGTAGTAGCGGCTGGCATCGTACCAGTTCTGCTGGCCGGGGTTGGGCGTTGTGGTGTTCACTACGTGGCGGTTGATGGCGGCCGTTAGTTGGGCCTGTACCACTAGGTCGCAGTCTCCGTCGCCTACGCGGTTGTCGAGCACGCCTTTGCCCTCGAAAGCTTCTTGGGTGGTTGGCTTTCGAGCCACCACTCCCGTACGGCCCGTAAAGGCCCCCGACTGCCCCACCACGGTGAGCCGCCCGTTGCTGATGCGCCCCTTGAACACGCCTGCGTTGCCGGCGAAGAAAATCAAATCCTCGTTCACGTACTTGCTCCAAATAGCGTCGATGTACGAGCCGAAGTAGTTGCCATAGGGGCCGGGCGTGGTGCCGTTGGTACCATCGTAGAAAGCGGCCGTTTTGGAAGGGAAGGTGATTTCACCGGTGGTGTTGTTCACCGTACCCTGAAACTCAGTGGGCACGTTGGCTTTGTAAGCCGCCACAATCTCGGCGTGCGACTTCAACTCGCCAGTGCGCTTCTGGTAGCCATTGCCGAACAGCTCCAGGCCCATCGGGTACTTGTAGGAATCCACGCGGGTGGTGTTGCCGAAGAAACCGAACTGATTGTTGGTCAGCTCAATGAATTCGTACAAAATGCCGCGGTTGGGGTCACTCGGATTTTGCGCATTGGGCGCCGCATAGCCCGAGGGTGCCCCCGTCGAGCCGTAGAAATAGAAGTACAGTTGCTGCCCCTGCGCAATGAATACCCGGCAACCGGCAATGTAGGGCAAGGTGAACGTCTTATTCGGTATGTCGCTCAGCCGGAAAAAGCAGCTTGCGTAGCGCGAATTCTGCCCCGGCCCGGTATTGCCATTGTAGGTGGGCCCGAGCACCGTGTTGTACGACGAATTCATGGGGAGCACTTGGCTGGTGCGCGGGTCTATCCAGACGTGCTGCCCCGCAGGGTTTAGGCCCACAATAGCCACGTACAGCGTGTTGTCGGCGTAGGGCGAGTTGTTGGCTATGGTAAACGGAATGCTGCCTTGGGCCAAGCTGCCTAAGGGCAACAGCCAGGCGCTCAGCAGCAAAACCAGAATAGAAAGCAGAGTAAGCTTTTTCATACGGGTACGAGTTGTGGTGGGAAGAAAGATGGAACAGGGCACGCAGGCTGGTCTCGCCCCGGCGGCAGACGAAACCAGCATATACTCTGTGCTCTACAGCAGCACGACGATGAAAAAGCAGGTCCTACCCGCTCACATTCAGCCAATTACCTTACAGTCAAGATGGCTGTATCAACTACTACAGTATTCTGTGCGGCTGCGCATCGATAGGACATTGCCAAGGTAATAGGGTTCAACCGGAAACAAAAGGCTGAAAAAAGTTAGTGTTATTGCTCGCCGTTCGGCATCTGCTCACTTACATCACACTGCCGCAGAGCTTGCTATGCATTGTATCCATCGATTTTCAGCGCGCCGTACCATTGCGCATAAGCTGCATCGGTGTGAGCGTAACGCTTAAAGCACACGTGGCCGGTGGGTTACACCATCAACAGACAACAAAATCTTGTAACATTTCCCAGCGGAGCCCGCCGAGCAAATCGTCTTCGTGCCTCTCGCTTCTTGCTGCGTTAAGTGGTGTGCGCCTCAACGTGGAAGCCACCGCACGTACTTCTTTTACCGATTGCCTCGCAGCTTGGCAGTTCCGGGCGGTGGGTGTACCTTTGAACTTATGGAAACGCAAGCCCCAACCCTGACCCAAGACACCGCCATCTTCAACCTGATTCAGCGCGAAAAAGAGCGGCAAACCCATGGTATTGAACTAATTGCTTCTGAGAACTATGTTTCGGAGCAGGTGATGCGGGCACAGGGCTCCATCCTAACCAATAAGTACGCCGAGGGCCTGCCTGGCAAGCGCTACTACGGCGGCTGCGAAATCGTTGATCAAATCGAGCAATTGGCCATCGACCGGGCCAAAGAATTGTTTGGCGTGGAATGGGTGAACGTGCAGCCCCACTCCGGTGCACAAGCCAACGCCGCCGTCATGCTGGCTGTCCTCAACCCCGGCGACAAAATTCTCGGCTTCGACTTGAGCCACGGCGGCCACCTCACCCACGGCTCTCCCGTCAACTTCTCGGGCAAACTTTACAAGCCAACTTTCTATGGTGTGGAGCCCGAAACCGGCCTCATCGATTGGGAAAAGGTGAAAGAAACTGCTCGTCGCGAACAGCCCAAGCTCATTATCTGCGGTGCCTCGGCCTACTCCCGCGACTGGAACTACCAGGCGCTGCGCGAAGCCGCCGACGAGGTAGGCGCTCTGCTGCTAGCTGATATTTCGCACCCTAGCGGCTTGATTGCCAAAGGCTTGCTCAACAACCCGTTCGACTATTGCCACATCGTCACGACGACCACGCACAAGACGTTGCGCGGCCCCCGTGGCGGCCTCATCATGTTAGGCAAAGACTTCGAGAATCCGTTTGGCTTAAAGACGCCGAAAGGCGAACTGCGCATGATGTCGGCTTTGCTGGACTCTGGCGTATTCCCTGGCACCCAAGGCGGCCCCTTAGAGCACGTTATCGGCGCGAAGGCCGTGGCGTTCGGCGAAGCACTGAGCGACTCCTATACCGAATACACTCAGCAAGTGATTCGTAACGCCCAAGCGCTGGCCAAGGGCTTCACCGACCGGGGCTACCAAATCATTTCGGGCGGCACCGACAACCACCTCATGCTGATTGACTTGCGCAGCAAAGGCCTCAGTGGTAAGCTGGCCGAAAACACGCTCATCAAGGCCGACATCACCATCAACAAAAACATGGTGCCCTTCGACGACAAGTCGCCCTTCGTGACCAGCGGCATGCGCATCGGTTCGGCAGCCGTTACCACCCGTGGCCTGCGCGAAACCGACATGGCCCGTATCGTCGACCTGATTGATGACGTACTAATGCATAATGACGACGATGCTTACCTGCTGCGCGTGCGCGGCCAGGTGAACGAGTGGATGCAGCAGTTTCCTCTCTTCGCATAATATCGAGTACCTGAGTAGCGGAATAACTGAGTATTCACACCAAACCGAGGCTTACTACATCTTAGGAGCCTCGGATTTCGTTTGTGCAATACGCTTTGCTTTTCGGCTTGCTCAGTTACTTCGCTACTCCGTTACCTTTCCCCCGTGGATCAACAACATTCCTCTTCCGGGCACCCTGTGATGGGGCAACAGCAGGAAATGTCTTTCATTGACCACTTGGAGGCCCTGCGGTGGCATATCATCCGCTCGGCTATTGCCATTGTGGTGTTTACTACGGCTGCTTTCCTAGCCAAGGATTTCCTATTTCACGACCTGATTCTGGGGCCGTCGCGCGGCGACTTCTGGACCTATCGGGCCTTCTGTCGCTTCGGCCAGTGGATTCACGCCGAAAGCTTGTGCATCGGGGAGCCAACCTTCGATTTGCAGAACCGCCAGATGAGCGGGCAGCTTACCATGCACATCAGCTCCTCGTTTGTGGTGGGGCTGGCGTTGGCGTTTCCCTACACGTTTTGGGAAATCTGGCGCTTCGTAAAGCCGGGCCTTTACCCGCACGAGCAAGCCAACTCGCGCGGGGCTGTGTTCTTTGTGTCGATCTTGTTTATCATCGGGTTGCTGTTCGGGTACTTCATTGCCGCCCCCCTCAGCATCAACTTCCTGGCATCCTACCAGCTCGACTCCACGATTGAAAATCAGATCGACCTGCAGAGCTACATCAGCACGCTCACAACCATGAGTTTGTCGTGTGCTTTCGTGTTCGAGTTGCCAATGATTGTGTTCTTCTTGGCTAAAGCCGGGTTGATTACACCCGAAATCATGCGCCTGTACCGCAAGCACGCTATTGTGGTCATCCTCGTTATTGCGGCCATCATCACGCCTCCTGACATTTCCGCGCAGATCATCGTCACGATTCCGATTGTGCTGCTCTACGAGCTAAGCATCAACATTGCCCGCGTCGTGACCCGCAACCGCACCAAAATGCTCAACGACCGACTCGCTCAAAACGGCGGCGTGAGCTAGATGAACACAGATTCCGCCCAATGAATGTGGGGAATGTCAGAAAAGATGGGGCTCGTGCCCTGCTCGATTCTCGCATTCCCCACATTTTTGTAGTGCCTCACTCAACGAGTTTTCTTCACTTTCCTCACTTCCTCCCTATGGACACCATTGCTCTAGGCTCCGACCACGCCGGCTTCGAATACAAGCAGATGCTAGCCCAATGGCTGCGCGATAATGGCTACGAAGTCCGTGACTTCGGCACTCACTCTCCAGCCTCGGTAGACTATCCCGACTTTGTGCACCCGCTGGCCGAAGCCATTACCAGTGGCGAACTGGAACGGGGCATTCTGGTGTGCGGCTCTGCCAACGGCGTGTGCATCACGGCCAACAAGCACCGCGGTGTCCGGGCGGCTATTGCTTGGGAACCGGAGTTGGCTTCGCTGGCCCGTCAGCACAACGACGCCAACATCTTATGCGTGCCTGCCCGCTTCATCAGTGAGGAAAACGCCCGCATCATTGCCAACCAGTTTCTGACAACCGCTTTTGAAGGCGGACGCCACCAAACCCGCGTGAGCAAAATTGACGGATAAGTATAGGGTACTAAGCTTCTGGAGAACTGCGAGTTGCAATTCAAAACCCCGTCCGTTATCCTAGGTTAGCTTAGGATAACGGACGGGGTTTACTTTATCTATCGCACCTAGTACGCTGCCTCACTTCAACTGATAGACCCGCGGGTATTGGTGGGCTGGTAGCGGCCGAAGATGGCGGGCACCTTGTATTGCAACTCCGCCAGGCGGTTGGTTTGGTCGATGAGGACAGTGGGCGGCGCGGCTTCTAGGTTGCGCGCTAGGCGGTAGACTGCGGCATATTGGCTGAGATGGCCGAAGTCGGCTTGGGCGAGGCGCCAGTCGAGGTAGGGCGAGCCAATGGAGTTGGTGAGATACGGGCGCAAATCGGCACCGAGTACCAATAGCCGCTGCCCCCGTAGGTTGGCGTATTTGGGGTTGGGCTGCACGGCATACCGAGTTTCGGCGGGGAAACGCAGAATACTTTCCAATTGCAGCAGTTCGCGGTAGCGCAACCCTACTACGCAACCAAGCAGCACCAGAAACAGCACATCAACCACCCAAGCCCGCGGGGACTTCTGCCACAAGAAGTAGCTGAAATAGGTGAGCGGCGGTAAGATCAACCCGAATGTACCCGGCGCTGTGCCGCGGCCCGCCGCCATCATCAGGATGGCCACCAGCAGCCAGACGAGCATCAACTGCTGGAACTTCACCTGGAACACCAATCCGAGCGAGGTAGTGAAGGAACGGGCCAGCCCTAGCAACAGCACGACCCCAGGTAAGATCAACAGGCGCCATTGCAACGGCAGCGGCAAGCCATCGGCCCCCATGACGAGGCCACTGAGTGAAGGCCGCAAATGAAACTGCCGAAAAAAGGGCAGCGCATCGTTGTAGAGGAAGAACGTAGCCACCACTGCATACGGAAACCCGAAGCCGCAGAGCAGCAGCAGAAAGCTCCGAAACGAGTTGGCCGCGAAGACAATAACAGCAAACAAGCCCACTAGCAGAAACAGCGCCAGCGGGAGGTAGCATAGCGCCGCCGCTCCAATCAGAAACCCGGCCCGAAACAGGCGACGGTTGTCATAGCCCTCACGGGAAGTAGGCAGTAAGGCACTAAAGCCGAGAATGATGAACGTGTGCCCAATCAGGAGCGGCGACAACGTATCGAGGTCTGTCGTGACGCTGGCTAGCACCAAATACGTAAGCGCCGCGAGGTAGCCGCGCTCGGGGTGCACATCGGCGCGGTTAAGCACGAAGTTTAGGCGTAGCGCCTGAATAAGCAGCAGCCCCAAGGCCAAAATCCGGTAGAGCCACAACGGTCGGGAAGCCACCACGTCGAGGGCGGCAAACAAGGCAGCCGACAGCGGCGCCGTGGCATCGTACAGGTCGCGGTAGAGCAGGCCGCCGGCGTGTAGCCGTTCGCCGATGAGCATGGCGCGGAGCTCGGCCATGGTTAGCGGCACGCCCCACCACACCAACGGCAGCCGCACCGCTAGCACCAGCAGGAGCAGCACCACCAAGCGAGTAGGCAACGGACTTTTAAAAAACTGAAGCACTAGTTAAGTGAGAAATGACGAGTGAAGGAGGAAGTAGCTGTAAAGGAAAACTGCCCACAGGATACCAGAAAGTTTGGCAGTAAAGCTACGTTCATCTCTTGTAGTGTGCGTATGATAGCAACTCCGCATTCCTGTAAGCTCCTTCGCTGAGGTGCAGTAAGCCAAGGAAGTTTTCACAGAGGGTAAGTACCTGAACCATCCGAATTTGCTTCTTGTCTAACTCCTGCTTTTCGCTCACCCAAAAATCTGTCACCTAATCACCTACCTTTGCATTTCTTATGGAAAGTAAACGACAGCAAAAAGTATCCAGCTTGTTGCAGCAAGAGCTGGCCACCGTGTTTCAGCGCGACCTGCCCCACTTATTTCCGGGCCTCGCACCGGGTATCGTAGGTGTGCGCGTCTCCCCCGACTTAGGCGTGGCCCGTGTTTATTTGAGCCAGTTGTTGGCGCGCGAAGGCAGCGGCCAAGAGATGCTGGATTTGGTGGAAGACAACCACAAAGAGATTCGGCAGGCACTGGCCAAGCGCATTCGCCAACAGTTGCGCATCGTGCCGAACCTGGTGTTCTTCCTCGACGATTCTGCTGCGTACGCTGCCAAAATGGACCAAGTGCTGAGCCAGCTCGATATTCCGGCCGCCGAACCCGAGGCCGACGACCAGCCCGACGCCGAAGCGCCCAAACGCCCTAAACTCTTCACCGACGATAGTGAGTGAAGAGGCAAGTTGTGAGAGGTTGTGAATTTGGCTTTTATCAGCGCGTCAAATTCACATTCTTCTCGCTTCTCACCACTTCGCCAATTCACAAATTCTCATTCCCTTGCATTACGATCCGATAAAACGCTCTTTGGGCGAGGTTTTCAACCGCACCCCACTGCTGCGGCGCTTGTTCTATCATCTGCTCGATTTGCTGCTGCTGCGTACTTGGCACGTGCACCGGGAACTCCGTCAGTGGGCCAAAGGCCGCACCACCGAGGCGCTTAACATTCTGGATGCCGGATCCGGCTACGGGCAATACACCTACTGGCTGTCGAGTATGAGTGCGAAGTGGCACATTCTGGCCGTTGATGTGAAAGACGAGCAGATTGCCGACTCCAACAAGTTCTTCCGCCAGATCGGGCGGACCAACGTGCAATTTGCGGTGCAGGATTTGGTGCTGTATCAAGAGCCCAACACCTTCGATATGGCGTTGGCCGTGGACGTGATGGAGCACATTCTGGAAGACGTGGAAGTGTTTCGCAACGTGCACGCCTCCCTCAAAGACGGCGGTATGCTGCTCATCTCTACCCCCTCCGACCAAGGCGGTTCCGACGTGCATTCCGACGACGAAACCAGCTTCATTGAAGAGCACGTGCGCGACGGCTACAACATCCACGAGATACAGCAGAAACTGCGCACGGCCGGCTTCGAGCGGATTGAGGCTCAGTACAGTTACGGCGAGCCCGGCCAGATATCGTGGCGCCTGAGCATGAAGTATCCTATTCTGATGCTTGGCTACTCGAAGTGGTTTTTCGTGCTGTTGCCGTTCTACTATCTCATCACCTTCCCGTTCTGCTTGCTCCTCAACTGGATGGACGCCAACACCAAGCACGACTCCGGTACCGGCCTCATCGTGAAGGCTTGGAAATAGACCTTTTGCGCTCGGCAGCGTATCTTCGGGCTCCAACTCGCTCCTCCTCCCTCATGGCTGATCCGTCTGAACTCACGCAAATTCTTCAGCATCTTACCACCCAATCGGCGCAACAGGCACAGCAGATAGTGTTGTTTTCAGATGCTTTGGAACGCAATACCAACGTACTGGAGACGGTGGTAACTGTACAGAATCAGATGTTGGATCAGATGCAGCTCATCTATGAAGAGCAGCAGCAGTTTAACCGTAATCAATTGGCTTTCAATAGCCGGCAAGAACAGTTTAATAGCCGGCAGGAGGAAACGGATGCTATTCTGCTTTCGGAGTTGCGAGAAATCAAAACGGACTTGCGGGAGTTGAAAAACGTAGTACTTAACGACCACGAGGAACGTTTGCGCCGCCTCGAAGAGTTTATGCGTCGCGCTAGCTAAACAGTTTCATCTATTCTAATTTCTTAAGCTCCACCCCGTACGCCCCGCATGGACGTTCCCTTGCTCATTGCCCGGCGTTATTTTCTCTCGAAGAAGAAGCGCAATATTATCAGCATCATTTCCAACATCTCCATGATTGGGGTGGCGGTCGGAACCATGGCGCTGGTCATTGTGCTATCGGTATTCAATGGGCTCGAAGACCTAGTGCGCACGCTCTACGGCAAGTCGGATCCTGATTTACTGGTGACGGCTGTGCAAGGCAAGTCGTTTCCCGTCAATACCAAAATGCTCGATGACTTGCGGCGCATTCAAGGCGTCGGTTTGCTTACCGAAGTTATCGAAGACAATGCCCTGCTTCAGTACCACGACCGCCAGATGGTGGTGAAGATGAAGGGGGTTTCGGAAAACTATTACACCCAAAGCCGCATCGATTCGGCTATTGTGGAGGGCGACCACCGGCTGCTGCGCGGCGGCGACGAGCCGTACGCACTGTTGGGAGCCGGCGTGCAGCATGAGTTGAGCATTGCCCTCAACAACCGCTTGGCCCCGTTGCACCTCCTCTATCCGCGCAACACGGGCAAGAAGACGCTGTCGATGAATCCGGAAAACGCTTTCACCGAGCAAAGTATCTTGGCTGGTGGCGTTTTCCTGATCGAGCAGCACATGGACGACAGCTATATCTTTGTGCCCCTCGACTTTGCCCAGAGCCTGCTACAATACGGCAACCGGCGTACCGCCTTGGAACTAGGCGTAGGCGATGAGCACGATATTCAGGAAGTAAAGGCGCTGGTTAAAAAGCAACTTGGCAGCCAGTTCCGCGTCCTGGACTCCGATGAACAACACGTGAGTTTGCTGAAAGCCATCAAGGTGGAGAAGATGTTCGTGTTCATCACATTCGCCTTCATCTTGCTCATTGCTTCGCTCAACATCTTCTTCTCGCTCTCGATGCTGGTTATCGACAAGCGCAAGGACGTCGCCATTTTGCTAGCGATGGGTGCAACGCCGCTCAATATTCGGCGCATATTCCTGCTTGAGGGCGCTATTGTCGCCTTGGTGGGAGCCGTTACGGGTCTGGCGCTCGGAGTGGGTATTTGTTGGGCTCAGCAGACCTTCCACATCGTGAGTATGGGCATGGCTACCAGCGTGGTAGATTCATACCCGGTGAAGATGCAGTTCTCGGACATC contains:
- a CDS encoding beta-1,3-glucanase family protein; this translates as MKKLTLLSILVLLLSAWLLPLGSLAQGSIPFTIANNSPYADNTLYVAIVGLNPAGQHVWIDPRTSQVLPMNSSYNTVLGPTYNGNTGPGQNSRYASCFFRLSDIPNKTFTLPYIAGCRVFIAQGQQLYFYFYGSTGAPSGYAAPNAQNPSDPNRGILYEFIELTNNQFGFFGNTTRVDSYKYPMGLELFGNGYQKRTGELKSHAEIVAAYKANVPTEFQGTVNNTTGEITFPSKTAAFYDGTNGTTPGPYGNYFGSYIDAIWSKYVNEDLIFFAGNAGVFKGRISNGRLTVVGQSGAFTGRTGVVARKPTTQEAFEGKGVLDNRVGDGDCDLVVQAQLTAAINRHVVNTTTPNPGQQNWYDASRYYQTAPMNYYARFWHLPGISVDQLSYGFAYDDVNDQSATLQTPQPTRVVATFGGYAGTAPSGGVATTYKDCNYTGTAVALPVGDYTLGQLQSRGILDNDISSLRVNSGYQVVLYENDNFTGASLTVGSAGNSCLVNNPLGTGNWNDKATSVRVQTASAAFSRQLEAEVANVNNGMTVEACAEGGQNMGFVDQGDYLVWNGINFPTSGTYTIEYRVASGAAGGTVSADLNGGTIQLGNTTIPGTGGWQNWTTVSRTVTVNAGTYNFGIYAQTGGWNINWVRITKSSSARTALATKTSDVATADVQLYPNPVVDQLHLSSSELKLAGSRYRILDTRGRVVSSGAFDQGTATVGALPAGLYLLEVSTKDQQTVVRRFQK
- the glyA gene encoding serine hydroxymethyltransferase, producing the protein METQAPTLTQDTAIFNLIQREKERQTHGIELIASENYVSEQVMRAQGSILTNKYAEGLPGKRYYGGCEIVDQIEQLAIDRAKELFGVEWVNVQPHSGAQANAAVMLAVLNPGDKILGFDLSHGGHLTHGSPVNFSGKLYKPTFYGVEPETGLIDWEKVKETARREQPKLIICGASAYSRDWNYQALREAADEVGALLLADISHPSGLIAKGLLNNPFDYCHIVTTTTHKTLRGPRGGLIMLGKDFENPFGLKTPKGELRMMSALLDSGVFPGTQGGPLEHVIGAKAVAFGEALSDSYTEYTQQVIRNAQALAKGFTDRGYQIISGGTDNHLMLIDLRSKGLSGKLAENTLIKADITINKNMVPFDDKSPFVTSGMRIGSAAVTTRGLRETDMARIVDLIDDVLMHNDDDAYLLRVRGQVNEWMQQFPLFA
- the tatC gene encoding twin-arginine translocase subunit TatC; the protein is MDQQHSSSGHPVMGQQQEMSFIDHLEALRWHIIRSAIAIVVFTTAAFLAKDFLFHDLILGPSRGDFWTYRAFCRFGQWIHAESLCIGEPTFDLQNRQMSGQLTMHISSSFVVGLALAFPYTFWEIWRFVKPGLYPHEQANSRGAVFFVSILFIIGLLFGYFIAAPLSINFLASYQLDSTIENQIDLQSYISTLTTMSLSCAFVFELPMIVFFLAKAGLITPEIMRLYRKHAIVVILVIAAIITPPDISAQIIVTIPIVLLYELSINIARVVTRNRTKMLNDRLAQNGGVS
- the rpiB gene encoding ribose 5-phosphate isomerase B, with the translated sequence MDTIALGSDHAGFEYKQMLAQWLRDNGYEVRDFGTHSPASVDYPDFVHPLAEAITSGELERGILVCGSANGVCITANKHRGVRAAIAWEPELASLARQHNDANILCVPARFISEENARIIANQFLTTAFEGGRHQTRVSKIDG
- a CDS encoding ribosome-binding factor A, which translates into the protein MESKRQQKVSSLLQQELATVFQRDLPHLFPGLAPGIVGVRVSPDLGVARVYLSQLLAREGSGQEMLDLVEDNHKEIRQALAKRIRQQLRIVPNLVFFLDDSAAYAAKMDQVLSQLDIPAAEPEADDQPDAEAPKRPKLFTDDSE
- a CDS encoding class I SAM-dependent methyltransferase: MHYDPIKRSLGEVFNRTPLLRRLFYHLLDLLLLRTWHVHRELRQWAKGRTTEALNILDAGSGYGQYTYWLSSMSAKWHILAVDVKDEQIADSNKFFRQIGRTNVQFAVQDLVLYQEPNTFDMALAVDVMEHILEDVEVFRNVHASLKDGGMLLISTPSDQGGSDVHSDDETSFIEEHVRDGYNIHEIQQKLRTAGFERIEAQYSYGEPGQISWRLSMKYPILMLGYSKWFFVLLPFYYLITFPFCLLLNWMDANTKHDSGTGLIVKAWK
- a CDS encoding FtsX-like permease family protein, which encodes MDVPLLIARRYFLSKKKRNIISIISNISMIGVAVGTMALVIVLSVFNGLEDLVRTLYGKSDPDLLVTAVQGKSFPVNTKMLDDLRRIQGVGLLTEVIEDNALLQYHDRQMVVKMKGVSENYYTQSRIDSAIVEGDHRLLRGGDEPYALLGAGVQHELSIALNNRLAPLHLLYPRNTGKKTLSMNPENAFTEQSILAGGVFLIEQHMDDSYIFVPLDFAQSLLQYGNRRTALELGVGDEHDIQEVKALVKKQLGSQFRVLDSDEQHVSLLKAIKVEKMFVFITFAFILLIASLNIFFSLSMLVIDKRKDVAILLAMGATPLNIRRIFLLEGAIVALVGAVTGLALGVGICWAQQTFHIVSMGMATSVVDSYPVKMQFSDIALTGLAIIFITLTVSIRPALNAAKIDVRENL